Proteins from a genomic interval of Sulfurimonas sp. HSL3-2:
- a CDS encoding MBL fold metallo-hydrolase, which yields MKLTFLGTSAGKPTKERNVSALALEFDQQRGWYLFDCGEGTQRQITCSRLSLEKLDAIFITHLHGDHYYGLPGLLASKTLDSSVTPLSIFAPKGLRKFLESALNISEEHLGYNLTIIEYMPQEEFVFDKFTIKVLPLVHSKESAAFYIQENDISNRLDEEKLRHAGFEPSPLYGEIKRGKSLLIDGKKVDAKEFMLDVVPGRSIIIAGDNSRPDVLGSYLEDLDLLVHECTYTQDVYDKLERKLLHTTARDLGIAVKNGGVKNLIANHINPRYNKDNTLGTQLLYDEIRSAFDGGLFIADDFDSYYLNRDGSVSVVS from the coding sequence TTGAAGCTGACATTTTTGGGCACGAGTGCGGGAAAGCCGACCAAAGAGAGAAACGTGTCTGCACTTGCACTGGAGTTTGACCAGCAGCGGGGATGGTATCTTTTTGACTGCGGTGAAGGGACACAGCGCCAGATCACATGCAGCAGACTCTCCCTTGAAAAACTTGATGCCATCTTTATCACGCATCTGCACGGAGACCATTACTACGGTCTTCCCGGACTGCTCGCCAGTAAAACGCTTGACAGCTCTGTGACGCCTTTGTCTATCTTTGCTCCAAAAGGGCTTAGAAAATTTCTCGAATCTGCCCTGAATATCTCCGAAGAGCACCTTGGATACAACCTCACTATTATCGAGTATATGCCTCAGGAGGAGTTTGTTTTTGATAAGTTCACTATAAAAGTCCTGCCTCTTGTCCATTCCAAAGAGAGTGCAGCTTTTTATATTCAAGAAAACGATATCAGTAACAGACTCGATGAAGAAAAACTGAGACATGCGGGATTCGAACCTTCGCCTCTTTACGGTGAGATCAAAAGAGGAAAGAGTCTCTTAATAGACGGAAAAAAAGTGGATGCCAAAGAGTTTATGTTAGATGTCGTGCCTGGACGGTCCATTATTATCGCCGGAGACAACAGCCGTCCCGATGTTCTTGGCAGCTATCTTGAAGATCTGGACCTGCTTGTACATGAGTGTACCTACACACAGGATGTCTATGATAAGCTTGAAAGAAAACTCCTGCATACAACGGCAAGAGATCTCGGTATTGCCGTTAAAAACGGGGGTGTGAAAAATCTTATCGCCAATCATATCAACCCGCGCTATAACAAAGATAACACGTTAGGGACACAGCTCCTCTACGATGAGATACGATCTGCTTTTGATGGCGGACTTTTTATCGCCGATGATTTTGACAGCTACTATCTTAACAGGGACGGCTCGGTCTCTGTTGTCTCTTAG